Sequence from the Elusimicrobiota bacterium genome:
TTATATGCAGATTTTAAACCCCTTGTTTTTAATAGATAAATTAATGCCTTGAGCCTAGACTTAATAAGTCCTAATAGTTTTAAACGCCTAAATGCCATTATTTTCTCCTTAAACCCAATAAGGGCATAACAATTCTAAATAATTTCCCGAAAAATTGGGGTGGACTTATGAACATAAGTTTAAGATAGTATAACATAAAACCAAATTTTTTCCCCAGCATAATATCAACCACCATCTTGCTTCTAATTTTTTCAATATCCTTTCTTGAATAATTCTCATTTCCTGCCACAGGGCAGCTTTCCATATCAAAGTCTTTCCAGGCATAAGTTTCTGGAATAAGTTTTTTTTCTTTGCACCATTCCCACAATTTTGTGCCGGGATAAGGTGTAGTGATGCCAATACCTACACTATCGAGACTATTTTTTTTAATAAACTCTCTGGTCTTATTCATGTCTTCCAAAGTTTCAGTAGGATTTCCTATCATGAAAGTCGCATAAACCAAAAGGCCTGCTTCTTTAACCATTTTTAACGCTTTTTCAGATTGTTCAACAGTTACTTTTTTGTCTATAATATCAAGCACTCTCTGTGAACCGCTTTCTATCCCGAAATTTACCTGCCTTAGCCCAGCTTTTTTGGCGAGTTCCAATATTTCAGGATTTACGCTAGTTACTCTGGCATTTGCGGCCCAAATAATATCTATTTTATTTTCTAATATTAATGAACATATTTGTTTTATCCTGTTAGAATTAAAGAAAAGGTCATCGTCCATAAAAAATATGGAATTTATCTGATAACCTTTTACAAGTTCTAATATTTCGTTGACTACTCGCTTTGGGGTGTTGTACCTAACCTTTAGACCTCTCCAGCTATTATGGCAAAAAATACAGCTGTATGGACAGCCGCGACTGGTGATCATGGAGGCAAGTTTTTTCCCAGGAGGAAGGAAATATAGATGTGCGGTAGGAGTATTGCCAGACTTTGCAGAATAGAATTTCATTTTAAGAAGACTGCGACTCGGAGGAGGTATATCATCAATGTTTTCTATAAGAGGCCCTTTAACTATTCTAGTTTTTGATTTTGAAAAAACTATATCCAATAGAGCGCGTTCACCTTCACCTACAACAACATAATCAGCATGTCGCAAGGCTTCTTCGCTCATTATGCTAGCGTGGACACCTCCGATAACTGTAACAAAGCCTTTTTTCTTAGCACCATCAAGAATTTTGTAAGCCTCATCAGCTAAAGGCGTAGTAGCGGTTATCCCAACAAAGTCCGGATTATATTCTTTCAGCAACTTATCAACATCATCCCCGGCGAACTGATCAATAATTTTAACGTCTATCTTATTAGCCAAGAGAAATGAAGCCAAATAGCCGAGGTTAAGCGGTTCATTATCTGCAAACTCCTTATTTCTGCCGGGATTTATTAGTGCAACTTTTTTCATAATCTTCAAAAATGCGAAAAACCGGAACCAAACGAATCCAGCTCCTTAAAAGTGTTCACATTTACATATTTGTCGCATATATTAAATGGTTTAATCAA
This genomic interval carries:
- a CDS encoding radical SAM protein, coding for MKKVALINPGRNKEFADNEPLNLGYLASFLLANKIDVKIIDQFAGDDVDKLLKEYNPDFVGITATTPLADEAYKILDGAKKKGFVTVIGGVHASIMSEEALRHADYVVVGEGERALLDIVFSKSKTRIVKGPLIENIDDIPPPSRSLLKMKFYSAKSGNTPTAHLYFLPPGKKLASMITSRGCPYSCIFCHNSWRGLKVRYNTPKRVVNEILELVKGYQINSIFFMDDDLFFNSNRIKQICSLILENKIDIIWAANARVTSVNPEILELAKKAGLRQVNFGIESGSQRVLDIIDKKVTVEQSEKALKMVKEAGLLVYATFMIGNPTETLEDMNKTREFIKKNSLDSVGIGITTPYPGTKLWEWCKEKKLIPETYAWKDFDMESCPVAGNENYSRKDIEKIRSKMVVDIMLGKKFGFMLYYLKLMFISPPQFFGKLFRIVMPLLGLRRK